The genomic DNA CTTCAACCGCACCATAAAAAAAGCCGCCCGGTTCGCACCGGGCGGCTTTTCGTTTTCAGCTTGGGTCGGCGGCGGCCATGCCGGCCGCCGCGGGACAGAACATCAGGCCGGTTTCGCCTTCGAGCTGCCCATCATCCGCGTGATGTAGTACTGCTGCGCGATCGACAGCACGTTGTTCACGACGTAGTACAGCACGAGGCCCGCTGGGAAGAAGAAGAACATCACCGAGAACGCGATCGGCATGAACATCATCATCTTCGCCTGAACCGGGTCCGGTGGCGTCGGGTTCAAGCGAGTCTGCAGGAACATCGACACGGCCATCAGGATCGGCAGGATGAAGTACGGGTCCTGCTGCGACAGATCCTGAATCCACAGAATCCACGGCGCGCCGCGCATTTCCACCGACGACAGCAGCACCCAGTACAGCGAGATGAACACCGGAATCTGGATCACGACCGGCAGACAGCCGCCGAACGGATTGACCTTCTCGGTTTTGTACAGCTCCATCAGCGCCGCGTTCATCTTCTGCGGGTCACCCTTGAAGCGCTCGCGCAACGCCTGCATGCGCGGCGTGATCGCCTTCATGCGTGCCATCGACTTGTAGCTCGCGGCCGACAGCGGGAAGAACACCGCCTTGATCAGCACCGTGAGCAGCACGATCGACCAGCCCCAGTTGCCGACATAGCTGTGGATCTTCGACAGCAGCCAGAACAGCGGCTTCGCGATGATCGTGACCCAGCCGTAGTCCTTCACGAGCTCGAGCCCCGGTGCGATGCCTTCGAGCATCTTCTCTTCTTCCGGACCGGCGAACAGACGCGCGGACACGCTGACGGTCTGGCCCGGCTGGATGGTCGGCAGATCCTGCTTCATGCCGACGCGATACAGCGACGGATCGAACTTCTCGGCGTAGAACTCACGCTTTGTGCCTTCCTGCGGAATCCACGCCGACGCGAAGTAATGCTGGACCATCGCGACCCAGCCATCGTTGGCCGACGTCGCGAAGTTCTGCTTGTTCTTGTCGAGATCGCTGAACGTCATCTTCTGGAAGTGATGCTCGTTCGTGTAGACAGCTGGTCCGATGAACGTGTGCGAGAAGCGCGGTGTTTCGACCGGCTGATCGTCACGCACCAGTTCCATATAGACCTGTGGCGTCACTGCCGTGGTGCCGACGTTCTGGACTTTCGTCTCCACGCCGATCACGTAACTTCCGCGCGTGAACGTGTACGTCTTGATGACCTTGAGGCCGCCCTTTTCCGGCGACTCGAAGCTCATCTGGAACGAGTTCTGACCGTCAGCCAGTTGGGTCGGCTGATTCGGCATCAGCGTGAAGATGTCGTTGTGATTCGGGAAATCGCCGCCGAGTAGGCCGGTGCGCGCCAGATACGTGTGGTTGTTCGTGCGGTCGAACAGCGTAATCACAAGATCCGGCTGCTTGCCGTCGCCCTGCTTGACGAGCGACA from Paraburkholderia sp. HP33-1 includes the following:
- the yidC gene encoding membrane protein insertase YidC, with product MDIKRTVLWVIFIMSAVMLFDNWQRDHGRPSMFFPSTTPTQTAGSAAPGTTTPGTQPADLPATNAAAPGNAPAAAQSQLVKFSTDVYSGEIDTRGGTVSRLSLVKQGDGKQPDLVITLFDRTNNHTYLARTGLLGGDFPNHNDIFTLMPNQPTQLADGQNSFQMSFESPEKGGLKVIKTYTFTRGSYVIGVETKVQNVGTTAVTPQVYMELVRDDQPVETPRFSHTFIGPAVYTNEHHFQKMTFSDLDKNKQNFATSANDGWVAMVQHYFASAWIPQEGTKREFYAEKFDPSLYRVGMKQDLPTIQPGQTVSVSARLFAGPEEEKMLEGIAPGLELVKDYGWVTIIAKPLFWLLSKIHSYVGNWGWSIVLLTVLIKAVFFPLSAASYKSMARMKAITPRMQALRERFKGDPQKMNAALMELYKTEKVNPFGGCLPVVIQIPVFISLYWVLLSSVEMRGAPWILWIQDLSQQDPYFILPILMAVSMFLQTRLNPTPPDPVQAKMMMFMPIAFSVMFFFFPAGLVLYYVVNNVLSIAQQYYITRMMGSSKAKPA